Proteins encoded in a region of the Triticum dicoccoides isolate Atlit2015 ecotype Zavitan chromosome 3A, WEW_v2.0, whole genome shotgun sequence genome:
- the LOC119266988 gene encoding glutathione hydrolase 3-like, with translation MAALQSPLLGGAGVSPDASSPRRRVRRPCAALGIAVALLALAGVLLLLLGSGVQPGRGSRASVGAARESRHEVESGAAAVAADDGRCSEVGAAALRAGGHAVDAAVAAALCLGVVHPMSSGLGGGAFIVVRDAASGDAVAFDARETAPAAATPTMYAADPTTKFKGALAMGVPGELAGLHAAWARYGRLPWKSLFAPAIALARDGYTIVSYVANALKDEEVDVLADPGLRAVFAPGGRLLRDGELCRNPALADVLEAVAEEGVAAFYGGAVGERLAEDVRRAGGIVTAEDLKGYRVGVSKAMEADAMGFTFLGMPPPSSGTVGLALVLNVLGGYKSTEFLKGFLGVHRLIEAVKHMLAVRMDLGDPGFVNVAGNVSEMMSPEFADKIRRRIADNTTFPPAYYLAKWSQLRDNGTSHLCVVDGDRNAVAMTTTVNYYFGAHVLSPSTGIVLNNEMDDFSVPSSNPAPDQLPPAPANFIAPGKRPLSSMTPAIILRDGQLAGVVGASGGTNIITAVTQVFLNHFVVGMSPLAAVQSPRVYHKLVPNVVRYEDATTADGEVIEFSTEAMEFLRRRGHVLESTSPGAVCQLIVQDLLAPVSGGGGGGENVFRGMLTAVSDPRKDGSPAGL, from the exons ATGGCCGCGCTGCAGAGCCCGCTGCTCGGCGGCGCCGGCGTGTCGCCGGACGCGAGCTCTCCGCGCCGCAGGGTCCGCCGTCCGTGCGCCGCGCTGGGCATCGCCGTGGCGCTGCTCGCCCTGGCCGGCGTCCTGCTCCTGCTCCTGGGCTCCGGCGTCCAGCCCGGTCGGGGCTCGAGGGCGTCCGTAGGCGCAGCGCGGGAGAGCCGGCACGAGGTGGAGTCCGGCGCGGCCGCGGTGGCCGCGGACGACGGGCGGTGCTCGGAGGTGGGCGCCGCGGCGCTGCGGGCCGGCGGGCACGCCGTGGacgcggccgtggcggcggcgctgTGCCTCGGCGTGGTGCACCCGATGTCGAGCGGCCTGGGCGGCGGCGCGTTCATCGTGGTGAGGGACGCGGCCTCCGGCGACGCCGTCGCCTTCGACGCCCGCgagacggcgccggcagcggccacgccG ACCATGTACGCCGCCGACCCGACGACCAAGTTCAAGGGCGCGCTCGCCATGGGCGTGCCGGGGGAGCTCGCCGGCCTGCACGCCGCGTGGGCGCGCTACGGCCGGCTGCCGTGGAAGTCCCTCTTCGCGCCGGCGATCGCGCTCGCGCGCGACGGCTACACCATCGTGTCATACGTGGCCAATGCGCTGAAAGACGAGGAGGTCGACGTGCTGGCCGACCCCGGCCTGCGCGCCGTGTTCGCGCCCGGCGGGCGGCTCCTGCGCGACGGCGAGCTCTGCCGCAACCCGGCGCTGGCGGACGTGCTGGAGGCCGTTGCGGAGGAGGGGGTCGCCGCGTTCTATGGCGGCGCCGTCGGGGAGAGGCTCGCGGAGGACGTGAGGCGGGCGGGGGGCATCGTGACGGCGGAGGACCTGAAGGGGTACAGGGTGGGGGTGAGCAAGGCCATGGAAGCTGACGCCATGGGGTTCACCTTCCTCGGCATGCCGCCTCCGTCCAGCGGCACCGTCGGCCTGGCGTTGGTGCTGAACGTGTTGGGTGGGTACAAGTCGACGGAGTTCTTGAAGGGGTTCCTCGGCGTGCACCGGCTGATCGAGGCGGTGAAGCACATGCTGGCCGTGCGGATGGACCTCGGGGACCCCGGCTTCGTCAACGTCGCCGGCAACGTCTCCGAGATGATGTCGCCGGAGTTCGCGGACAAGATCCGGCGGAGGATCGCCGACAACACCACCTTCCCTCCCGCCTACTACCTCGCAAA ATGGAGCCAGCTGCGTGACAACGGCACGAGCCACCTGTGCGTGGTGGACGGCGACCGGAACGCGGTGGCGATGACGACTACGGTGAACTACTACTTCGGCGCGCACGTGCTGTCGCCGTCCACGGGCATCGTGCTCAACAACGAGATGGACGACTTCTCGGTGCCGTCATCGAACCCGGCCCCGGACCAGCTCCCGCCGGCGCCGGCAAACTTCATCGCGCCGGGGAAGCGCCCCCTCTCCTCCATGACGCCGGCGATCATCCTGAGGGACGGGCAGCTCGCCGGCGTGGTGGGCGCGAGCGGGGGCACCAACATCATCACGGCGGTGACGCAGGTGTTCCTGAACCACTTCGTGGTGGGGATGAGCCCCCTCGCGGCGGTGCAGAGCCCCAGGGTGTACCACAAGCTGGTGCCCAACGTGGTGCGGTACGAGGACGCCACGACGGCCGACGGCGAGGTGATCGAGTTCAGCACCGAGGCCATGGAGTTTCTGCGGCGTAGGGGCCACGTGCTGGAGAGCACGTCGCCCGGGGCCGTGTGCCAGTTGATCGTGCAGGACTTGCTGGCGCCGGTCTcaggtgggggcggcggcggcgagaacgTGTTCCGCGGGATGCTGACGGCGGTGAGCGACCCGAGGAAAGACGGCAGCCCTGCCGGACTATGA
- the LOC119266987 gene encoding glutamine-dependent NAD(+) synthetase: protein MRLLRVATCNLNQWAMDFDTNLRNVKESISRAKAAGAVVRIGPELELTGYGCEDHFLEQDTTAHAWECLKDILSGDYTDDILCSIGMPIIFKSVRYNCQVFCLNRKIIMIRPKMSLANDGNYREFRWFSAWTYKDELVDFQLPIDVSEVIDQETVPFGYGYLQFLDVSLAAETCEELFTANAPRIDLAFSGVEVFMNASGSHHQLRKLNLRIDSMRDATRLCGGVYMYANHQGCDGGRLYYDGCCCIAVNGDVVAQGSQFSLKDVEVLDALIDLDAVSSYRACVSSFREQASHVTKVPCVKVQYKLCQTFRDGMIPTDPIEVMYHCPEEEIAFGPSCWLWDYLRRSRASGFLLPLSGGADSSSVAAIVGCMCQLVIKDIDKGDEQVKADAMRIGQYRDGEFPTDSRELAKRLFYTVYMGTENSSEDTRSRAKRLAEEIGSFHFDVPIDSVVSAFLSLFERLTGKRPRYKVDGGSHTENLGLQNIQARIRMVLAFMMASLMPWVHNKSGFYLVLGSSNVDEGLRGYLTKYDCSSADINPIGSVSKQDLRAFLRWAAVHLQYSSLAEVEAAPPTAELEPIRTDYSQLDEVDMGMTYEELSIYGRLRKIFRCGPVSMFQNLCHRWCGRLSPSEVADKVKHFFKYYAINRHKMTVLTPSYHAESYSPEDNRFDLRQFLYNSTWPYQFRKIDQLVQDIDKDGKWVEDRRADSQLRQRGAARPAQGGGMGVVAAGSANPGVGL, encoded by the exons ATGAGGCTTCTGCGGGTGGCCACCTGCAACCTCAACCAGTGGGCCATGGACTTCGACACCAACCTCCGCAACGTCAAGGAGTCCATCTCCCGGGCCAAGGCCGCCGGCGCCGTCGTCCGCATCGGccccgagctcgagctcaccgGATACGGCTGCGAGGACCATTTCCTCGAGCAGGACACCACCGCGCACGC ATGGGAGTGCCTGAAGGACATTTTGTCTGGTGACTATACAGATGACATCTTGTGCAGCATAGGAATGCCTATTATTTTCAAGAGTGTGCGGTACAACTGCCAGGTTTTCTGCCTAAATCGCAAGATAATTATGATTCGGCCAAAGATGTCCCTTGCAAATGATGGGAACTATCGTGAATTTCGATGGTTTTCTGCTTGGACATATAAAGATGAACTTGTCGATTTTCAACTCCCTATTGATGTCTCAGAGGTTATAGACCAGGAAACTGTACCTTTTGGTTATGGTTATCTGCAGTTTCTCGACGT ATCTTTGGCCGCCGAAACCTGTGAAGAGCTATTTACTGCAAATGCTCCTCGGATTGATCTAGCATTCAGTGGCGTTGAGGTCTTCATGAATGCAAGTGGAAGCCATCATCAGTTAAGGAAGCTCAACCTTCGGATTGATTCCATGAGAGACGCAACCCGTTTATGTGGTGGTGTATACATGTATGCTAATCACCAGGGTTGTGATGGTGGCCGCCTTTATTATG ATGGCTGCTGCTGCATTGCGGTGAATGGGGATGTGGTTGCCCAGGGATCACAATTCTCATTGAAGGATGTTGAAGTGTTGGATGCTTTGATAGATCTGGATGCT GTATCAAGTTATCGAGCATGTGTTTCTAGTTTTAGGGAGCAAGCAAGTCATGTAACAAAAGTACCTTGTGTTAAGGTACAATATAAGCTTTGCCAAACATTTCGTGATGGAATGATCCCAACTGATCCAATTGAG GTTATGTATCACTGTCCTGAGGAGGAGATTGCATTTGGACCTAGTTGCTGGCTGTGGGATTATCTTCGCAGAAGTCGAGCATCTGGATTTTTGCTTCCACTTTCTGGTGGTGCGGATAGTTCGTCCGTTGCAGCAATTGTTGGCTGCATGTGCCAGCTTGTCATAAAAG ATATAGATAAAGGAGATGAGCAAGTTAAGGCAGATGCTATGCGGATTGGTCAGTACAGAGATGGGGAGTTCCCCACAGACAGCAGAGAGCTTGCAAAACGTTTATTTTATACTGTTTACATGGGAACAGAAAATAG TTCTGAAGATACCAGATCACGCGCCAAAAGGCTGGCGGAAGAGATTGGTTCATTCCACTTTGATGTACCTATTGACAGTGTAGTGTCTGCATTTCTTTCTTTGTTTGAAAGATTAACTGGCAAGCGACCACGCTACAAG GTTGACGGGGGATCACATACTGAGAATCTGGGATTGCAAAATATTCAAGCTCGAATCAGGATGGTGCTGGCCTTTATGATGGCTTCTCTAATGCCATGGGTTCATAACAAGTCTGGGTTCTATCTTGTTCTTGGAAGCTCAAATGTGGATGAAGGATTGCGTGGTTACTTGACGAAA TATGACTGCAGTTCAGCTGATATAAACCCCATTGGAAGTGTAAGTAAGCAAGACCTTAGGGCTTTCCTACGATGGGCAGCAGTTCATCTTCAGTATTCTTCATTGGCTGAGGTTGAAGCTGCACCTCCTACtgcagagcttgagccaatccgcaCAGATTATAGCCAG TTGGATGAAGTGGACATGGGGATGACATACGAGGAGTTATCGATATATGGGAGATTAAGGAAAATATTCCGATGCGGTCCTGTTTCGATGTTTCAG AACCTCTGCCACAGGTGGTGTGGGCGACTATCCCCCTCAGAAGTGGCCGATAAAGTGAAGCACTTCTTCAAGTACTATGCCATAAACCGGCACAAGATGACGGTCTTGACACCATCCTATCACGCTGAG AGCTATTCACCAGAGGATAACAGGTTCGATCTCCGGCAGTTCCTATACAACTCGACATGGCCGTACCAGTTTCGCAAGATTGATCAACTTGTACAAGATATCGACAAAGATGGCAAATGGGTGGAAGATCGTCGCGCAGACTCGCAGCTGAGACAACGCGGAGCCGCTAGGCCTGCCCAGGGAGGTGGAATGGGAGTCGTGGCCGCGGGATCTGCCAATCCCGGTGTTGGGCTGTAA